The genomic region TTTACAGAGCGCTCTCGGCTCGTAGAGTGTGCAATATGGGGAACACGAGCAGTGAACGACCCGTTCCCCACAAGGTGCGAAGAGATAGCACTGGGGCAGCGTCCAAAGGGGAAGACAGAGCTAAAATATTAATGGACAGCCCTGAGGATGCGGACATGTTCCCTGTGGGGGAGAGTAAGGTAGAGAAGCGACTTGTACTAGAGCCAAGTCCAGTTCTAATACATCAGTCACTGGCTATTTTGTATGTCACCCAATATCTCGGCTCAGCTTATTTACATGAATGGGAGAAGGAAATTCATAAGAGTGGCACGATACCGCCCAGCAGTGACAGAAGGGCATAAGGGCAGCACAGCAGTAATGTTCTCTTCTCTGATTAAATGTATGAACGCATTAATGGCTTGGAAAGTCAGATATATAATGCTCAGAAGTATAACAGGGTCCAGTGCACGTGACCATCAGAAAGGACTTTTCAAGGaattgctcagtgtaaaaataaaaactgggtaaattgataggctgtgcaaaataaataaaacatgttagccaaaaatgtaatgtataaatgcagaagtggatgtctaacagaacagaacactatttcctgctttgcagctctcttggtttccactgattgtttaccAGGCTGTATCCAACCAGTGTCTTGAGGGGGAGCCATACATAtttgttgctttttaatctgagctgaatgctgaggatcaattgcaaactcactaaacagttatgccccatgtggccccccttcaagtcactaactaactcagagttagagagctgaaaagcaggaagtagtgttctgttctgttagacatccagccactccagcctttatacattacatttatacattactagaaaccttttttattttgcgcaatctatttatccagttttcatttttacactgaactgttcctttaactacaaTCACAAAAGCTGGGCAGGCACTTGTGAAATCAATGCAGACAAagcaaaaagttatttaaaaaaaaaaaaaaaaagaacaaacacaATCATAGAATGTGTATAACTGTGCTTTCCTTCCATATTTCTGTCTTCTGTTATGGTGGCATCAAGTATTGAAATATCCCTCTTCTGTCTTCGTTAGTCTTAGATTTTTCAACCCCACATTATTTGGTGCTGCAGAGAGTTGGATATGTGACCAATGACTGACACCAGaactgaatttctttttttgttgtagcATACTGTAATAATACCTAGAATAATTCTCACAACCTGCCAGTTGCTTGCAATGGGCAGTTATTGAGGAGCACTGGTGGCTGGGTTGTTTATGACTATGGCACAGTAaggattatatttatattttctgtgcAATTGATGACAAATTATGCCTTTATTGTGAGCAGCAGTACCTTAATTTGAAGTGTTTGTAGTCATGCTGCTGATCCTGCTAAAACCCAGTTTCTGTAGAGTGAATGAGTATTATATGGGTGTGTAACAATACATAGTGAAGTCCAAAGTCCACTGCATGaattaagtgtgtgtgtgtgtagaggtGTAACCAAACGACATCATAACATTCAGAAACATGAAATGATCACGTGTTCACTTGCTGAATGGCACATAGCATACTATGCATTACATATATGTCCCCATGAGTTCAAAGAATAAACAGGAGCACCTAAAATAATGCAACGGGTCATTTATTCCCAACAGGGAATGTTTCAGAATTGCCATCAGCCCTTTATTAACTCTAAATGTTGCCTGTTTGTGGCACATATAAATCACCCTTTCTGCAAGGTTTTTGAGTATTACTGGATTGTTTACAATTTTAAATACTGCCCCACTCTTTGTAGATGTGTTTTACAACATGTACATAACACTGTGTTGCACCTTTTAGTAACTATCATTCCCAACATTAGaaatctataaaataattttccaaCTGTTGCCCCAATTTTCTCTCACaggcaaaaacatacagacaggttaatctGCTCCTGATGACATTGACACCTCTGTGTGTGAAAGTTCTAGgaaaattagactgtaagctccattgggacaGAGACTGATGCAAGTAATTAACAAGCTCTTTAAACCTCTGCTTGAATGTAAAAGATTGCCTGCAGCTCCAGGGTATAGCATTCTGATAGGGAACAATATGTTGTTGACAAAGACTCAACTGTATCTGGGTTTTACTGAACTAGGATTTCCTTGCTTATTTATTGATATTAACTTAAACAAGAATTTCTTAATCCGTGTGTTCCCATGTGTTTAGTGAGAGTCAACATGAAGTTCTTGAACAGTCAGGGTTTTCCATGAGATTCTGTATACATGCAATGTACAGCTGCCCCTAATGGTTTCATGGATATTTATCAGCTGAACCAGAGGCTTGAAGTCATGGTCTCATTTTGAGGGGCAGCAATGTACAAGTGATTAGTCCTGGGCACAGAGTAGGAGGTTTGCCTTACCTTAAAtcccgtgagcaacattaagatgtaaaaagagttggggagcaacacaagcatgaaaaatgttcctgggaggtgccaaataagggttgtgattgactattggtagcccctatgtggactggcagcctacaggagcctctgtttggaagtacatctggattttatgcaaccaaaaattgcctccaagcctggaattcaaaaataagccactgagagcaacatccaagtggttggggagcaacatgttgctcacaagctactggttggcgatcactgccttaaataatgcagcaaatatttttacttaGTCATTATCCAAAATCATATTTATTGGGTATTGCAGACATGAATAGTGATCCTTGGGAGACATGTGTAATAAATATGGGTAGAGCTGTATCAGCTGGTGTATTCTGCTAAAGACTTGTTAAAAGACCAAAAATTTGTAACTTTGTTCCCATGGAGCAGAGTGAGCATTTACTGCAGAAACAACATTTACTCCTATTTGATAGCCAAGTATTCTGTTTTGTGGGCATACATTGCCCTTAAACCAAATTAGAAAGCAAGTGTGGCTCAACAAATGTTCTTAATGGCTTGTCCTATGGGTTATCCTGTGCTGACATCCCAAATAGATTAATCTGTAGAAAGTACGtcgtgcaggacaaatccaaggcagcaaacttgactgcaattttctttattggggacagtccccaataaaaaaaaaattgcagtcaaGTTTGCTGCCTTGAGTTTGCCCTTAAAAGAATATAGTAATGTAGATATATGTCCTTTTTTTAACCTTAGGTGATGCATTGTGCATCTCCTGAGTTTCACTACTTTGTTGCTCTTAGAGAGTTGGGGTCTCGTAGTGCCTCTCTGAACATTTTTGAGATTCTGTTTAATTCCCAGTCCTAGGTGTCCTAGTagtaatgttatttataaatCTCCGCTCCCTGTGACACATTTCTCATTGTTCATTGGCATTGTTCAAAAACATGCTGGAGTGTCATTTCAGGTAATAATAGCTGGCCACAGCTGTCCTTTCTGACGTTTCTTGCTACTGATGTCTGCAACATCATTTAGGGGTAAACAAAAAATGCCTGATGTAGGGCACTGATTAATTTGTGCTaaatgaacatcccctttaagaagtaTTCTTCaaataagtatttatttatttatgaagtaCAATATTATCATCTGCATGGAAACATCCTCCGCTTCATGAAGAATATCTCTGCAAATTATTATAGTTGAAGTTTATTGTACTACAAAATGACCAGTTTAGAAGCATgatcttttcattttctttctcattgttcttttaGGGTTCCGCAGAAAAGGATGAATTTCTGGCTTGGCAGCATGATTTAGAAGTAAATGATAAAATTCCCTCTCAAGCCAGACCGACTGTATTCCGCTGGACTGGAGGCGGCAAAGAAATCTATTTATCGGGGACCTTTAACAACTGGGCAAAAATCCCACTTATAAGGAGGTAAGCACAACATTTAGctcttcacatttttaaaaaacgattttctttttctccatatTGATAAAACCGTATCTCATGCTTTATGcaacttaaaatataattaatcccttcTGGAGGTAGAGATTGGTAACATGTCCCATACATTTTGCATCTTAAGTCCTGATGACTacggatatatatttttttaacttctgtTTCTGGTTATTTAGCACCAAGGCTTGAGTTTATATCAACAGTCAAACTTTCTTAAACGGGAACTATCGcaaacatgaaaatttaatataagcttcctcatactgaagtaagaaactttctaaatatgatcaattagaaattctgcattgtttctaaaataatcaagtttatactcactattcaaaaaacacaatttgttcttACGCTCAACCGTGCAGGGGTTAAATCCTCAATGCTTCGATCCTCTGCAAAGGATTACCGCAATCCTATGTAGACTCAAAATTCTGCAgtatagaggagagcactcaaatatcagttactgctagaaaagtattttattgactacaaatcacacaacatgtttcgggcttagccctttctcaagtgttcactattcctctctcagcatctgtttctcttcattcagcagttgggtgtcagatgaatgatccaatatatcttatgggggggctccctttcctagtagacgaattagagctcactcaaataactgattccagtaccaacaaagtataacaaaataactgccttttgcacaaattctgcatgtagagagacatgatgtctggggattttaatagagtgagctctaatacatcttctaggcaaagaaccccctgtaagatatattggatcattcatctgacacccaactgctgaatgaagagaaacagatgctgagagatgcaTGAAGACagactgaagagaaacagatgctgagagaggaatagtgaagataaacttgattatttcagggaaaaaattgaatcaaaaacagctccaggcagtatttttaaactgcaatgtgtttattagtagtgtaggcacactacatgtttcgggcagaaccctttatcaagtgaaaaccctttaaccagaaagctccaaattacggactCCATGTTAttcaataatccaattttttttttctgtaataataaaacagtaccttgtacttgagtcaaactaagatataattaatccttattggaagcaaggtcagcctattgaatttatttaatgtttatagtttttgagtagactaaaaggagaattcaacctgtggggaaaaaacccgtaccccccacaccaggtagaccccctccctcctcccccagggaaatgccccatactccatacttacccctcaccacagattcttccagcggagttgcactcgtccatcttctgcgtcctctgtaagctaaCTGGGAGAtctgtatttctgcgcatgcgcggaatcacacggaaattgccgatctctcggtcagcttacagaggacgcagaagatggatgcgtgcaactctgctggaagaatctgcgccgaggggtaagtatggagcattttctggggggggggtctaactGGGGTGGggtgtatgggttttttttccccacaggttgaattctcctttaaggtataaaggaaatatccattatcggtaaacccccaggtcccgaatattctggataactggtcccatacctgtatacttttTCTCCTGCAGGGATACCCAGTGTCTTTAACTAGAGAATTGCACATGCAGTTTACTGGGTTAAAATGGCAGTGGTGCAGACAATAGGACCTCGGCTTGGTACAATTCGTTGATGTATTTCTTAAGATGTGTGGTCATGTGTTTCAGTTGAGCTCTGTTTTATTTCAGCCGCAACAACTTTTTTGCAATATTGGATCTTCCAGAGGGAGAACATCAGTACAAGTTCTTGGTTGATGGCCAGTGGACCCATGATGCAGCTGAGGTAAATGGTGTATTTTAAGATCACTGCCAAGTCTAAATCACAGTACACCTGTACATCTGGCAACTGGTACTAGCTggcatttctagtagactacaTTTTATAAGGAAAACAACCTACTAGTGTTCAGTATAAGGACCATATAAATGTGCAAGGCTTCGTTTTTTAAGAAGGGTCCCAAACTCCAAGGAATTTGAAGGAAATGAAACAAATAAGCTGCGAGAAAGATTAGGTACATCCCTGAGAAATTACAGTCCCATTTTGCTAAAGCAATGGAAAAAGGATGTGGAATTATGGTAGGCCTGTTAATGCAAGACTAGGTGGATTGTATCTtggttaggaaagattttttttattttttttctccttttgcagcaaatttcagaCTAATGTAGGGGTCTCTAGTGTTACTAGAAGTTGCGTAGGAAATAttgaaaggagaaagaaaagataCATTCACTGGGGAGTGCAAAGTTGTTAGTCAATCCTCCATGATTCTAGTTGCTTACTTGTTATACACAGGATAAGAAGTCCGCACTCACCATCCGTGAATAGTCTTGTTAGTTGCACGTCCCAGGCAGCCACTAGCAGCCGAAATTCAGGAACACTTTTCAAATAGACAGCACCAGACCAATggaaattttcttaaaaagcctttatttgaagggCTTTATTCAAA from Xenopus laevis strain J_2021 chromosome 1S, Xenopus_laevis_v10.1, whole genome shotgun sequence harbors:
- the prkab1.S gene encoding protein kinase, AMP-activated, beta 1 non-catalytic subunit S homeolog is translated as MGNTSSERPVPHKVRRDSTGAASKGEDRAKILMDSPEDADMFPVGESKGSAEKDEFLAWQHDLEVNDKIPSQARPTVFRWTGGGKEIYLSGTFNNWAKIPLIRSRNNFFAILDLPEGEHQYKFLVDGQWTHDAAEPVITSQLGTVNNVIQVQKTDFEVFDALMVDSQKVSDLSDLSSSPPGPYQQDPYNCKLEERFKTPPILPPHLLQVILNKDTGISCDPALLPEPNHVMLNHLYALSIKDGVMVLSATHRYKKKYVTTLLYKPI